CGGCGGCAACGGGACGAACCGCACCCCGGCCATCGCGGCGCGCTTCGCAACCGAGTTCAACACGCCGTTCGCCAGCATCGAGGCCACCGGCCCCCAGTTCGACCGCGTGCGGAGCGCCTGCGAGGCGATCGACCGCGACCCGTCGAGCATGACCTACTCGTCCGCCCTCGCGGTGGTCGTCGGCGCCGACGAGGCAGAGTTCCTCCGGCGCGCCGAGGCGATCGGGCGCGACCCCGAAGAGCTGCGGGCATCGAGTATCGCCGGTACGGCATCCGAAGCCATCGACCGCATCAACGCCCTGGGGCAGCTCGGCGCAGAACGCGTCTACCTCCAGGTGAACGACCTGCACGATCTGGAGCAGCTGGAATTCATCGCGGCCGAGATCGCGCCGCACGTACAGTAGGACCGGTCTGTGTGCTGCGCCCACCCGGGGCGCCGCCCGGCCGTGCAATCTTGAGGAGTGACCTGTGGACAGTTGGCCTGGATCCGCGTATCCGTTGGGGGGGACCTTCGACGGCAGCGGCACCAACTTCGCCCTCTTCAGTGAGGGTGCCGAGAAAGTCGAACTCTGCCTGTTCGGAGAGAAGGGTGCGGAGACGCGCGTGCTGCTGCACGAAGTCGACGCGTTCGTCTGGCACTGCTACTTGCCGCAGGTGCAGCCGGGCCAGCGGTACGGCTACCGCGTGTACGGGCCATACGACCCGGCGAACGGGCAGCGGTTCAACCCGAACAAGCTGCTGCTCGACCCGTATGCGAAGGCGACGAGCGGAACGATCGACTGGGACCAGTCCCTCTTCTCGTACAACTTCGGCGACCCCGACAGCGAGAACGACCTCGATTCGGCCAAGCACATGATGTTCGGCGTCGTGATCAACCCGTTCTTCGACTGGTCGGGCGACCGCGTGCTGAAGGTGCCCTACCAGGACACGATCATCTATGAGGCGCACGTGAAGGGGCTCACCGAGCTCAACCACGAGATCCCGAAGGACCAGCGCGGCACCTACGCCGGCATCGCGCACCCGGCGACCATCGAGCACCTCCAGAAGCTCGGCATCACCTCGCTCGAACTGATGCCCGTGCACCAGTTCGTGCAGGACAGCACGCTGCTCGACAAGGGCCTCTCGAACTACTGGGGCTACAACACGATCGGCTTCTTCGCCCCGCACAGCTCCTACTCCTCGGCCGGCGAGCGCGGCCAGCAGGTCCAGGAGTTCAAGGGCATGGTCAAGGCCTTGCACGCGGCGAACATCGAAGTGATTCTGGATGTCGTGTACAACCACACCGCCGAGGGCAACCATCTGGGCCCGACGATCTCCTTCCGGGGCATCGACAATGAGGCGTACTACCGGGTCATGGACGATGACAAGCGGTACTACATGGACTACACCGGCACCGGCAACACCCTGAACGTGCGGCATCCGCACTCCCTTCAGCTCATCATGGACTCGCTCCGGTACTGGGTGACCGAGATGCACGTCGACGGCTTCCGGTTCGACCTCGCAAGCACCCTGGCGCGCGAGTTCTACGACGTCGACCGCCTGTCGAGCTTCTTCGAGCTCGTGCAGCAGGATCCGGTGGTCTCGCAGGTCAAACTGATCGCCGAGCCCTGGGACGTCGGGCCGGGCGGCTACCAGGTCGGCAACTTCCCGCCCCAGTGGTCGGAGTGGAACGGCAAGTACCGCGACACCGTGCGCGACTTCTGGCGCGGCGAGCCGTCGACGCTCGGCGAGTTCGCGTCGAGGTTCACCGGCTCGGCCGACCTCTACGAGCACTCCGGCCGACGCCCTGTGGCGTCGATCAACTTCGTCACCGCGCACGACGGCTTCACGCTGGCCGACCTCGTCTCGTACAACGAGAAGCACAACGACGCCAACGGCGAAGACGGCAACGACGGAGAGGCCTCCAACCGCAGCTGGAACTGCGGGGCGGAGGGCCCGACGGAGGAC
Above is a genomic segment from Subtercola boreus containing:
- the glgX gene encoding glycogen debranching protein GlgX — its product is MDSWPGSAYPLGGTFDGSGTNFALFSEGAEKVELCLFGEKGAETRVLLHEVDAFVWHCYLPQVQPGQRYGYRVYGPYDPANGQRFNPNKLLLDPYAKATSGTIDWDQSLFSYNFGDPDSENDLDSAKHMMFGVVINPFFDWSGDRVLKVPYQDTIIYEAHVKGLTELNHEIPKDQRGTYAGIAHPATIEHLQKLGITSLELMPVHQFVQDSTLLDKGLSNYWGYNTIGFFAPHSSYSSAGERGQQVQEFKGMVKALHAANIEVILDVVYNHTAEGNHLGPTISFRGIDNEAYYRVMDDDKRYYMDYTGTGNTLNVRHPHSLQLIMDSLRYWVTEMHVDGFRFDLASTLAREFYDVDRLSSFFELVQQDPVVSQVKLIAEPWDVGPGGYQVGNFPPQWSEWNGKYRDTVRDFWRGEPSTLGEFASRFTGSADLYEHSGRRPVASINFVTAHDGFTLADLVSYNEKHNDANGEDGNDGEASNRSWNCGAEGPTEDTAIRSLRARQQRNFLATLLLSQGVPMLLHGDELGRTQNGNNNTYAQDNEISWVHWKRADEPLTEFTAALMRLRKEHPTFRRSRFFDGRPVRRGRGEPLPDIVWLNPDALEMEPEEWDAPLHRSLGVFLNGQGIRGRDYRGERVVDVNFLVYFNADDSDVAFTLPSAEYGSAWDVVIDTAGQATDEAPSRPGDVLTVWPKSMMVLRAHRRETTDPDHSVAASLSSMTGAIPTIIPATRPSAG